The window tttataggtttatttaaaatatagcaaAAATAATCACAAACCTAGTTACTTTAAACAGAagtcaaatttaaatttaaataaaaataaaaatctaactaaGATAATATGTTAACTACtatgtaaaagtattttttttttgtaatttgagACCCtaaaatttttacaaaatttggaAGCTCTAGGCAAATGCCTTTTTCAAAAGCCTCTGAGCACGACTCTGGGTATTTGTTAtctgagattaaaaaaaaaacattgtttgaGATGGTAGTACATCAACAAGGATTCTACAGTTGAAGATGCTGTGATGGACCAAAAACCTGTTGGATTGGTCTGAAATTTTTAGatccaaaaattaaaatcagtcattttataatttctcCCCTATAAAAATCTGTGGTGTCACATCCGAATAGAACAAGAAACAATAGCTATATCGTTTATTTTGCTATTGTATAATTAAATAGTAAACTCGTCCGCTTGACCACATAATTGGACCAAattaatatctaaaaataaaaatcaaattaaaatcgCCTTTTTATCAGGATAGGATCAGGTTAGTCTAATCCGAAGGTTTTGGAAAGGAAATGCTATTTAAAATGGTGAAATTTAGTCATGAAGGgtttttaaattaagaaaagataaaagaaaagaaagaacgaAAGAATGAGAAGAGAAAATGACAAGTGGGAGAGGcccgagaagaagaagacgtctGCTGTCTGTCCCTTAAACCTGTCGAGAGGTCTCTTGAGCCCAGTGTTGTCTTCTCCTCTGCGTTGACTCTCTCTCAGTTTATTTAAAATCTTCATTTTTTTGCTTAAActttcatattttcttattttgtagtagtttttttatgttttataaataaataacaaacagtgtttcaaaaaagaagaagataatatcGCTTGTGGGGGAGTGAATCGATGTAATACAAATAAAAGTTGAGATTGTCGTCGCTGATGAGATTATAATAAAAGTTtggcttttattttattttaagggtttgttttttttttaagttgtaaATATGTAAATGTTTATGTTAAGGCAACATTTGAACAAAGTAGTACTAGAAGGTCTTAATTTTGGGATGCTTGCTTGCTTCATGAAAGGAGTACATTTTAGCAAATGGGAACAAGAACTTAGACAATAatggaaaaaaatgaaattctaTTATAATGTAATGGCTGTCATTTTCTCAGCCTTTAAATGTGGCTTTTTGTTGATAACAACATGGCATATTTGAGTCTTTTGGAGAAAAGTCTAATCTATTGGATATATACATCAACCATATAATAACAATATAGTTAAAGAAGAATAAGAGTTATGCACCAAACCTAACATATATCCCCTTCAATATTCAAATAATTCAAATAATATAGTCTTCTGTATTTTCTTGGTAATTTCATATTTGTTAATCGGAATTACATATCGAACCCAAACTAATTCCCAAAACTCATAAAAAGCTGGATTTTCTTACTATTGAAAACATCTAGAGATGGTTAGAAAAGGACTGAAATGTATACaaatactaaatatataaaaaagcaTTTATAATGAATTTTCCAATTTTCAGtggttttatttaaaactaGCCATGATTTTTAATTATCTAAACAAAGGTAAACACAAACCGAAAGTACAATCAAACCCTATACTACACTTTAAAGATCGGCATggaatataaagtaaaaattaaagAGCTATGGATCTTGGCTCAATCAATAATAATAGGGCAATGGATGTTGAATTTTGACTATGGTCCATGCGTTGTTAGTGATTGGTCGGTCGGTCCATATAAATGTAATGATGTAAATTGTGTTTTTTCACTTCGCACCACTCATTATCCATTTAATCCAGTTGGGTTGGGATGCAAATTAATTGATTACAGAAGATTCTACTGCACCTTTACCTCCTCCATTATTCATTTAATGAAATTTGATGTCTAATggattttaatataattaagatATATACATAATGATAAAACTTAGGTTTCTGTAATTGTCCCCActctataaaattaatttaaattcatactTTTGTAACACGCAGGACCACTTCTTTTTAGTCTTTCTAGTAAACTTTGAAAGAGAATTGGTTCTTACAATATCAACTTCTGATACTTTAAGTAGAACTATTTTTAGAGGCTTGTCTTAGATCCTAACTATTTTTCTGGCAGTTACAAATGCGCACGATTATAAGAAAATGCAAGAACACCATAATTAAGTTCTTAATCAAACTAGGGTGGTCTTTAGATTCcaaagagtcttaacgttttaaCTAAACTTGCTGCATCTCCTTCCTCTTAGCATCCACAAGCAGAGCAAGTTGTGCACATTTACTTTTAGCTTCTTCCAGTTCCTTTTCTAAGTTCCTTACCTGTTTCATCATCCATTTACATATATGTGAGAACTTAGAATCTATGTAACAGTTTGTCTCTGGTTTTATAATATGTAATCAAACTTACTGTCTGTTCCATGCCAGTCTCTTTCTTTGTATATTCCTCGCACCTACTAAGAAGGAACACATTAATAATCCAATTTTTCATGAAATTAATTTTGTTCATGTTGAGTTTTACATATACACTGAAACCGTAACTGGAAGTTTAGGCGCCTCTTTGATGAATCCAACTTTAATTTCAGCTGCAGCCTGTTATATATAAGAATGCTTAGCGATCATTGCTCTCACTGTCTAAACATTAACATGTGAAAGTACAcatgaaaagaaagaaagaggaaGTATTGGTTTGTGTTTCATTGCAGCTGCTTGTGGTTTGTACATTATATTCTCAGGATATCTAAATTAATCAGCAATATTGAACTGCACCACAGAGATTCCACGAAGAATATATAATCTTGAAATTTCCGAACATTTTGAGATATAGCATTGAAGTGTAAGCCTGAGGATAAAGAAACTAACAAAGTCAGCCTTTAAACACCCTTGCAACAGCAAGAAAGAATGTTCAGGAGAGTTACCCTTAGAGAATGCCTAACACGGTAAGAGATATGAGATCTAAGATCTAATGTTCTCGAGTTAATCCGTTTCTCGTCCTGAACACTTTCATCTCGGAGTCTTGTCCTGTTATACAAATGTTAGAACCCAACTCCTGCAAAATACCTGGCCCTTTAAAGAAATGTTAAGTACCTCATCATCGTCGTCAAAACTCAGCTCATAGATCCCTTCATCATTAAGCCACAAGTTGTATATAATTACTTTTGTTCCATGCGCTCCAATATCCTCAAACTGGTTAAGAatagaattaataaacatgaCACATTAGAATTACACGTGAAATTAGAGTGTTTAGAAGGAACCAACCTGTGACCATTTGAGAAGAATGTTAAGGTTGGTAGACCAATCTTCTGAAGATTCATAAATAATTGGTTGGGGCCCATCTTTGGATATATCAAATATCAATCTGCATTACAGAAACGATTAATATAACTTGCGATAGACGCATGgatattatatacaaaaacaattaaacatagGTCCTCAAATTATGgagaaaaaattattaaaatctttAGTAAATGTCTATATCTCCTAAATTCTTAAATCCATGATCAGATAATGTTTCAGGCATGAAAACAAGAAGCTACAGATGCTGAAGGTTTTACCATAGAACAGTCACATCATCCTGGCCCGTTTTCCTAAAGAACGTGTAAGACAGAAGACCAACGCTCTGTGTAGCTTTGCTAGAACAGAGAAGATAAAAACATAGTAAACTTAAACAGAACACACGCCAAGTTCAGAGTGTATATTGTATATATCAATACGCTCCAAGTCTCATGGTACTTgtcttaaaagttaaaaccatTTCCATCTACACACGCAAAAGGTGAAACTCTTTGTAGCAACCTGACTAGAAAGAAGTTCAACGtttcttttaacaaaatataaaaatacttacGTTGTCCAATTGTCGTATTAGACTTCTTTGATGCATTTTCTGATCCCATCGGGATCCATCCTGGCGCCGTCGTCTTGGAAAGCTAAAGCTGGTGAGTTGTCTTTGACTATATCAAATCTTGTCGATCTTGACAAAAGTGGCCCCGTTTTGTATCTGAGGACGAATACAAATGTACAAATGCAAATGCTGTAACATACAATTCAGTCACAATGAGCAAAAGATAAGCAGTTCCCTTTATGCATGCATACCTCGTTAACTGCATTATCAATATTTAAGAAAACAACGCGTTTTTTTTGGAGATGGTTTAGTTACGTAAACAACAAGGCGTGTTTAGTTTCTTCGCTTTTGGAATGCAGATCAATCAGAGTGTTGTAGATATTTTACATTTcgcattataaaatattattttccttattaatgtatttattttgtttgcatataaaaaaagaagataatattTGATAATCCAAACAAATTTATCCCTGTAATATTGGGCAAAATCTAACGCAAtcttattattcaaactaaATTGAAAACATTAAATCTGATGAAAAAgcaaataaaacagaaaatcagagaaaacaaatctaaaattctaaatcaaataagagaaaaaaaacaagaacttaGACATTCATGTTGAAGGAAACTACTCGTCCGTTTGTAAATTGTATCTGTTATACAACATGATAGAATCGGCTGCGACGGGTTCATTGTCTTGGTTCCTATGCCATGTGTAGAGCGCATGAGTCTTGTTCTTGATCTCCAAGAGAGCGTGACCGAAACTAGCCTCTCTGTAGGCTGAGTAACTCGGTTGAGGGTCAGTGTAACTACATGTAAACCCAAAACATAAAACttagttttatataaaaaaaatttaaaaaaaaatcatttagtttaaaatattgttCTTTAGTACCTGTTTGCGATTCCTTCAATGTTTCCTCCATCTCCAATTGTGATGTACATTGGAGCATTAAGATCTTTCACAGGAGTGCTCAAGCCATTGGTGATGTTGTATTTAATATTGGAGAAACGTTCGGATCTCTCATAGGCATGGACGTGACCAGCCAAGACCAAGTCAACTTTGCTGTTAACAAGCCACGACTCAAACGCTATCCTCATGCTCTCACCTTCCATGTAATGGTAGTTGTTGCTGTTGTACCACGGCGAGTGAACAATGACAATCAACCATGGAGTCTCCTCTCTGTTCACGTTCTTCAGCTCTTGCTCCAGCCACAAGTATTGTGGTGTGTATTTGCCTGGTAATGAGATTACGTGATGTTACGTAATAAAATAAAGAGAGATTACAAAATCTTTAGGGTTTtgtgattttcttttgttaccgTAGGCAGAGTAAGAGGAGAGGACGATGATGTGAGCAGGGCCACGTCTGACTGAGTACCAAAGAGGAGATATGCTCCCTGAGGATTTGTAGGAGTTAGGGTAACGATGCATGTAAGGCTTGAAGGCGTGAGGCTCACCCTAATATTACAGATTCAAattaaaccgaacaaaaccaaACAACAAAAAAGACTTGAATCGAATGCGACTAAGCAAATCTTACAATCTCCGGAGCGAAATCTATCTCGTGATTCCCAGCGGCAAAGATAAAAGGTTGGTAAGCAGCGCAAGGCTCCATGAATCTTCCCCAAGTATCCCACTTTCTCTGGTCATGATTTGGTTGGTCGTCTGCGTAAGACAAGTCTCCAGCAAAGAGAACGGCTTGGCCTTTAGGGTTCGACATGTAATGGTACAATGTCTCGTTCGAAGCATAAGTTTGTCCAAGATCACCTACAAGAAAAAACTTATTTCATATCGATATGATAACACTAGTTTGAATATAGTTTTAAAGAGATCAGTGAGTTACCAATAATCCCGAATGTGTAGGGAACATCGGGTCCAACCTTCGGAGGAGTCGTGAAGTGGAATTGTCTAACAGATTTAGCGGTACCAACCTCGTAGATGTACTTAGTATCATACTGCAAcgtaaaacaaaaaacatttaagacACCACATAAAAGAAGATCATGTTGTTACTTAAATAACAAGTTAAGTAATACAACACAAACCTCGAGTCCTTTAATGGTAGCGTGATGAAGAAAACCGGAAGTATAGTCATAGAATCTGTAAGAGGACGTTGAACCATGAGCTTTCTTCTTTGCCGGC of the Brassica rapa cultivar Chiifu-401-42 chromosome A03, CAAS_Brap_v3.01, whole genome shotgun sequence genome contains:
- the LOC103862464 gene encoding purple acid phosphatase 6 encodes the protein MNSIHFFLLSLVLLNITTVINGGMTSKYVRQALPSIEMSLETFPPPSGHNVPEQVHLTQGDHDGRAMIVSWVTPLNLAGTNVVTYWIAGNSSDVKPAKKKAHGSTSSYRFYDYTSGFLHHATIKGLEYDTKYIYEVGTAKSVRQFHFTTPPKVGPDVPYTFGIIGDLGQTYASNETLYHYMSNPKGQAVLFAGDLSYADDQPNHDQRKWDTWGRFMEPCAAYQPFIFAAGNHEIDFAPEIGEPHAFKPYMHRYPNSYKSSGSISPLWYSVRRGPAHIIVLSSYSAYGKYTPQYLWLEQELKNVNREETPWLIVIVHSPWYNSNNYHYMEGESMRIAFESWLVNSKVDLVLAGHVHAYERSERFSNIKYNITNGLSTPVKDLNAPMYITIGDGGNIEGIANSYTDPQPSYSAYREASFGHALLEIKNKTHALYTWHRNQDNEPVAADSIMLYNRYNLQTDE